A portion of the Rhodococcus pseudokoreensis genome contains these proteins:
- a CDS encoding oxidoreductase, producing the protein MSDPLQPLVDLPGVREAADRARDALGAVHRHKTNRRGWPTTAAEAAVRAARASASLDGGSTELPAPGKAGDPILSGALRVGQALDGDALTLLQSTWQRAPLQALARLHLLAAADLVEDQELLGRPRAGSGVAERLDGLAQLVTGGTAAPAPVLAAVVHGELLTLRPFGVGDGIVARAASRLVSVSSGLDPHNLGVPEVSWLRRQQAYRNGAAAFASGEPEGVGSWVVLCCGALEAGAREATSIAEAAAS; encoded by the coding sequence GTGAGCGACCCGTTGCAGCCCCTCGTCGACCTACCCGGTGTCCGCGAAGCCGCGGACCGTGCGCGCGACGCGCTCGGCGCGGTTCACCGTCACAAGACCAACCGGCGCGGCTGGCCGACCACGGCGGCCGAGGCGGCCGTCCGGGCGGCCCGCGCCTCCGCGTCGCTGGACGGTGGCAGCACCGAACTGCCAGCCCCCGGCAAGGCCGGCGACCCCATCCTGTCGGGTGCGCTGCGGGTCGGGCAGGCTCTCGACGGTGACGCCCTGACGCTTCTGCAGTCCACGTGGCAGCGTGCGCCACTGCAGGCCCTCGCGCGGCTGCATCTGCTCGCTGCGGCCGACCTCGTGGAGGATCAGGAATTGCTCGGCAGGCCTAGGGCCGGGTCCGGTGTCGCGGAGCGGCTGGACGGTCTGGCTCAGCTGGTGACGGGGGGAACTGCCGCACCCGCGCCGGTTCTGGCGGCGGTGGTGCACGGGGAATTGTTGACGCTGAGGCCGTTCGGGGTGGGCGACGGCATCGTCGCGCGCGCCGCGTCCCGTCTGGTCTCGGTGTCGAGCGGGCTCGATCCCCATAATCTCGGGGTTCCGGAGGTCAGTTGGCTGCGCCGGCAGCAGGCGTACCGCAACGGGGCCGCGGCCTTCGCCTCGGGCGAGCCGGAGGGGGTCGGGAGCTGGGTCGTCCTCTGCTGCGGTGCGCTGGAGGCCGGAGCCCGCGAGGCCACGTCGATCGCGGAAGCGGCGGCGAGTTAA
- a CDS encoding adenylate/guanylate cyclase domain-containing protein: protein MAKAVLLSRTARIRLPKQDLWSFLADTDRLNRNIDLSPVRFAPMLDRRRKGHYSAETRSYGRRVRYEEFPFEWVEGRFYQVLRRFSRGPLAEVSTGVRLHPAADGTDVEVFARIVPRTRFGAIAARTLLARTGIRKTVALAHALERHVRDPQTHAVPALPPPEQLDAGRLELRTAQLSRSHDAPNLIGRLESHLRTASDLEVTGMRPFELADRWGADRIQLLYVFLHAADCGLLDLSWSVLCPVCRTAREDAARIRQLPSRVHCDTCDIAFDTDLARSVEIRFDVNPAVRRAERARYCIGGPANSPSAVAQLRLGPGERRCERLELDPGWLRLRCYQVGTPVACEVGPAGGTLQVDCGPGEIRVRDVPGSDGTCLLEVANRLPGEALVVVERERWKDAAATGALVMSLDGFQDLFPDQGVAPGDEIGIANLAVLFTDLSGSTALYERIGDVRAFAFVQSHFRYLRDAVVSENGSVVKQMGDAVMATFADVREAWSAAASMQAGWDEFRRRHLGDDDSVSLKVGLHQGPAVMIDNDGRIDYFGATVNLAARVQGCAAGGDIVLSRAVHDDPEVAPLLATSGYRCDVFTTGLKGIGEEQTLWRLRRP from the coding sequence ATGGCGAAAGCCGTGCTGCTGTCCAGGACGGCCCGGATCCGGCTGCCGAAGCAGGATCTGTGGTCGTTCCTCGCCGATACCGATCGGCTCAACCGCAACATAGACCTGTCTCCGGTGCGCTTCGCTCCGATGCTGGACCGGCGCCGCAAGGGGCACTATTCGGCGGAGACCCGTTCGTACGGGCGGCGGGTGCGGTACGAGGAGTTCCCGTTCGAATGGGTCGAGGGCCGGTTCTATCAGGTCCTTCGCCGCTTCTCCCGCGGTCCGCTAGCGGAGGTGTCCACGGGTGTCCGGCTTCACCCGGCCGCTGACGGGACCGACGTCGAGGTGTTCGCCCGGATCGTCCCGCGTACCCGGTTCGGTGCGATCGCCGCGCGAACGTTGCTGGCGCGCACGGGCATACGAAAGACGGTGGCGCTCGCGCACGCGCTGGAGCGACACGTCCGCGACCCGCAGACGCATGCCGTTCCCGCCCTGCCGCCGCCGGAGCAACTCGACGCCGGCCGGCTGGAACTCCGCACGGCGCAACTGTCGCGCTCGCACGACGCTCCGAACCTGATCGGGCGCTTGGAGTCCCACTTGCGGACCGCGTCCGACCTGGAGGTGACGGGCATGCGCCCGTTCGAGCTGGCGGACCGCTGGGGCGCCGACCGGATACAGCTGCTGTACGTCTTCCTCCACGCCGCGGACTGCGGTCTGCTGGACCTGAGCTGGAGCGTCCTGTGCCCGGTATGCCGCACCGCCCGCGAGGACGCCGCCCGGATTCGGCAGTTGCCGAGCCGCGTCCACTGCGACACCTGCGACATCGCGTTCGACACGGACCTCGCGCGGTCGGTGGAGATCCGCTTCGACGTCAACCCGGCCGTCCGCCGGGCGGAGCGGGCCCGGTACTGCATCGGTGGTCCGGCGAATTCACCGTCGGCGGTGGCGCAGTTGCGGCTCGGGCCGGGGGAGCGGCGCTGCGAGCGGCTCGAACTCGACCCGGGGTGGTTGCGGCTCCGGTGCTATCAGGTGGGTACCCCGGTGGCCTGCGAGGTCGGTCCGGCCGGTGGCACGCTGCAGGTCGATTGCGGCCCCGGTGAAATCCGGGTGCGTGATGTGCCCGGCAGCGACGGCACCTGCCTGCTGGAGGTCGCGAACCGGCTTCCCGGTGAGGCGCTGGTGGTGGTCGAGCGCGAGCGGTGGAAGGATGCCGCGGCGACCGGCGCGCTCGTGATGTCGCTCGACGGTTTCCAGGACCTGTTCCCGGATCAGGGGGTGGCGCCGGGCGACGAGATCGGGATCGCGAACCTGGCGGTGCTGTTCACGGATCTGAGCGGCTCGACCGCCCTGTACGAGCGCATCGGGGACGTTCGGGCGTTCGCGTTCGTGCAGAGCCATTTCCGCTACCTGCGTGACGCGGTGGTGAGCGAGAACGGCAGCGTCGTGAAGCAGATGGGTGACGCGGTCATGGCGACGTTCGCCGACGTGCGGGAGGCCTGGTCGGCGGCGGCGTCGATGCAGGCCGGCTGGGACGAGTTCCGTCGCCGGCACCTCGGCGACGACGACTCGGTGTCGTTGAAAGTCGGGTTGCACCAGGGGCCTGCCGTGATGATCGACAACGACGGCCGGATCGACTACTTCGGTGCGACGGTCAACCTGGCGGCGCGGGTGCAGGGCTGTGCTGCGGGCGGCGACATCGTTCTGTCCCGGGCCGTTCACGACGACCCGGAGGTGGCGCCGCTGCTCGCGACGTCCGGCTACCGGTGCGACGTCTTCACCACCGGGCTGAAGGGGATCGGCGAGGAGCAGACGCTGTGGCGGCTTCGCCGCCCGTGA
- a CDS encoding ABC transporter permease, translating into MSEKVENASAGPGDRKTQQAHFVAPEEVAAPGETDAVHIDQPPTSMWSDAWRDLRKRPLFLVASVIIVVVIAVAAFPDLFTSTDPRFCDLAFSMQGPSAGHWFGFDKQGCDIYSRTIHGARASVLVGVGVTSIVLVVGVVFGSVAGFYGGAVDSLLSRVADIFFGIPLILAAIVLMQLFTNRTIWTLIVVLALFGWPQMARIARGAVISAKSNDYVMASRALGVSNVRTLVRHVLPNSLAPIIVIATISLGIYIVAEATLSFLGIGLPSTEISWGGDISTAQVTLRQGSPILFYPATALAITVLGFIMMGDALRDALDPKARKR; encoded by the coding sequence ATGTCTGAAAAAGTGGAGAACGCGTCCGCCGGACCGGGCGACCGGAAGACCCAGCAGGCGCATTTCGTGGCGCCCGAGGAAGTGGCGGCGCCGGGGGAGACCGACGCCGTGCACATCGACCAGCCACCGACGAGCATGTGGTCGGATGCATGGCGCGATCTGCGGAAGCGTCCGTTGTTCCTGGTCGCGTCGGTGATCATCGTCGTTGTGATCGCCGTGGCGGCTTTTCCGGACCTGTTCACCAGCACCGATCCCCGGTTCTGCGATCTGGCGTTCAGCATGCAGGGGCCGTCGGCGGGGCACTGGTTCGGATTCGACAAGCAGGGCTGCGACATCTACTCCCGCACGATCCACGGGGCGCGGGCGTCGGTGCTGGTGGGTGTCGGTGTCACGTCGATCGTACTCGTGGTGGGCGTGGTGTTCGGTTCGGTCGCCGGGTTCTACGGCGGCGCGGTGGACTCGCTGCTGTCCCGGGTCGCCGACATCTTCTTCGGCATCCCGCTCATCCTCGCCGCGATCGTCCTGATGCAGCTGTTCACCAACCGCACCATCTGGACGCTGATCGTCGTCCTCGCCCTGTTCGGATGGCCGCAGATGGCGAGAATCGCTCGTGGCGCGGTGATCTCGGCGAAGAGCAACGACTACGTGATGGCGTCGCGGGCGCTCGGCGTCTCGAACGTGCGCACCCTCGTCCGGCACGTGCTGCCGAACTCCCTGGCCCCGATCATCGTGATCGCGACCATCTCCCTCGGCATCTACATCGTGGCCGAGGCGACGCTGTCGTTCCTCGGCATCGGGCTGCCGTCCACCGAGATCTCGTGGGGCGGAGACATCAGCACCGCCCAGGTCACGCTGCGTCAGGGTTCGCCGATCCTGTTCTATCCGGCGACCGCGCTGGCGATCACCGTGCTCGGTTTCATCATGATGGGCGACGCTCTCCGGGACGCGCTCGATCCCAAGGCCCGGAAGAGGTGA
- a CDS encoding ABC transporter permease, producing MLWYVGRRLLQMIPVFIGATFLIYAMVFLLPGDPIAALAGDKALSPAVAAQLRARYHLDQPFLMQYFLYLKGIFTLDFGTSFSGRPVSEVLAQAFPITIKLSLMALAIEGIFGIGFGLFAGLRKGGIFDSSVLLVSLVIIAIPIFVIGFLAQFFIGVKWGLVPPTVGGNTSFKNLLLPAFVLGSVSFAYVLRLTRTSVAENLTADYVRTATAKGLSRRRVVQVHVLRNSLIPVVTFLGADLATLMGGAIVTEGIFNINGVGGTIYQAVTRGEAPTVVSFVTVLIVIYLLANLIVDLLYAALDPRIRYV from the coding sequence ATGCTCTGGTACGTCGGTCGCCGTTTGCTTCAGATGATTCCCGTGTTCATCGGGGCCACGTTCCTGATCTACGCGATGGTGTTCCTGCTGCCCGGGGACCCGATCGCGGCGTTGGCGGGCGACAAGGCCCTCAGCCCCGCGGTGGCCGCGCAGCTCCGCGCCCGGTACCACCTCGACCAGCCGTTCCTGATGCAGTACTTCCTGTATCTGAAGGGCATCTTCACGCTCGACTTCGGTACGTCCTTCTCCGGTCGCCCCGTCAGCGAGGTTCTGGCGCAGGCCTTTCCCATCACCATCAAGTTGTCTCTGATGGCGCTCGCGATCGAGGGGATCTTCGGGATCGGTTTCGGCCTCTTCGCCGGGCTCCGCAAGGGCGGCATCTTCGACAGTTCCGTCCTCCTCGTCAGCCTGGTGATCATCGCGATCCCGATCTTCGTCATCGGTTTCCTCGCCCAGTTCTTCATCGGCGTGAAGTGGGGGCTGGTGCCGCCGACGGTCGGGGGAAACACCAGTTTCAAGAATCTGCTGCTGCCCGCCTTCGTCCTCGGGTCGGTGTCGTTCGCGTACGTGCTCCGTCTCACGCGGACGTCGGTCGCCGAGAACCTCACCGCCGACTACGTGAGAACCGCGACGGCCAAGGGTCTTTCGCGACGCCGGGTGGTGCAGGTGCACGTGCTGCGGAACTCGCTGATCCCGGTCGTCACCTTCCTCGGCGCCGATCTCGCCACCCTGATGGGCGGCGCGATCGTCACGGAGGGCATCTTCAATATCAACGGTGTCGGCGGCACGATCTATCAGGCGGTCACCCGCGGCGAGGCGCCCACGGTGGTGTCCTTCGTGACGGTGCTGATCGTCATCTATCTGCTCGCCAACCTGATCGTCGATCTCCTGTACGCCGCGCTCGACCCGAGGATTCGCTATGTCTGA
- a CDS encoding dipeptide ABC transporter ATP-binding protein: MTANDPAGPQDSADEVPLLEIRDLEVSFQSHSGLVPAVRGVSLTVYPGQTVAIVGESGSGKSTTAHAIINLLPGTGQVTGGQILFEGQDLAEASEREFVALRGKKIGLVPQDPMSNLNPVWKVGFQIEEALEANGIAKGKAAKARAAELLEEAGLADAEDRLGQYPHEFSGGMRQRALIAIGLSARPQLLIADEPTSALDVTVQRQILDHLDGLTDELGTAVLLITHDLGLAAERAEHLIVMSKGRVVEAGPALEILQRPRHPYTRKLVAAAPSLASQRRSSSLARADIREHALEVVGEAEQHGQIGVEFGKATDDVVVATGLTKVFKIRHGLRKSTDFTAVDDVSFAVRRGTTTAIVGESGSGKSTVAQMVLGLLAPTAGNVVFDGKDVATLDRRETLAFRRRVQPIFQNPYGTLDPMYSIFRTVEEPLRTHKVGTKAEREARVRDLLDKVALPASVMRRFPNELSGGQRQRVAIARALALQPEMVVCDEAVSALDVLVQDQILTLLNDLQAELGLTYLFITHDLAVVRQIADDVLVMSAGAIVEKATTDEVFTSPKEEYTRKLLDAIPGGSIRLGA, encoded by the coding sequence ATGACCGCGAACGATCCGGCGGGACCGCAGGATTCGGCCGACGAGGTGCCGCTGCTCGAGATCCGGGACCTGGAGGTGTCGTTCCAGTCCCATTCCGGGCTCGTGCCCGCGGTGCGCGGTGTCAGCCTCACGGTGTATCCGGGGCAGACGGTGGCGATCGTCGGGGAGTCCGGTTCGGGCAAGTCGACCACCGCCCACGCGATCATCAACCTGCTACCCGGGACGGGACAGGTGACGGGCGGTCAGATCCTGTTCGAGGGTCAGGACCTGGCGGAGGCGTCCGAGCGCGAGTTCGTCGCACTGCGCGGCAAGAAGATCGGCCTCGTCCCGCAGGACCCGATGTCCAACCTCAACCCGGTGTGGAAGGTCGGGTTCCAGATCGAGGAGGCGTTGGAGGCCAACGGGATCGCGAAGGGCAAGGCCGCGAAGGCGCGGGCCGCCGAACTCCTCGAGGAGGCCGGCCTCGCCGACGCCGAGGACCGGCTGGGCCAGTATCCGCACGAATTCTCCGGGGGCATGCGCCAGCGCGCGCTCATCGCCATCGGGCTGTCGGCCCGCCCGCAACTGTTGATCGCGGACGAGCCCACGTCCGCCCTCGACGTCACGGTCCAACGTCAGATCCTCGATCACCTCGACGGTCTCACCGACGAACTCGGCACCGCGGTCCTGCTCATCACCCACGACCTCGGTCTGGCCGCCGAGCGGGCCGAGCACCTGATCGTCATGAGCAAGGGACGGGTGGTCGAGGCGGGGCCTGCGCTGGAGATCCTGCAGCGGCCGCGTCACCCGTACACCCGGAAACTGGTGGCCGCGGCGCCGTCGCTGGCGTCGCAACGCCGGAGTTCTTCGCTGGCCCGGGCGGACATCCGGGAACACGCTCTCGAGGTGGTGGGCGAGGCCGAACAGCACGGGCAGATCGGCGTCGAATTCGGCAAGGCCACCGACGACGTGGTCGTGGCCACCGGACTGACCAAGGTGTTCAAGATCCGCCACGGGCTGCGGAAGTCCACCGACTTCACCGCCGTCGACGACGTCTCGTTCGCGGTCCGGCGTGGGACGACCACTGCCATCGTCGGCGAGTCCGGGTCGGGCAAGTCGACGGTCGCGCAGATGGTGCTCGGACTGCTCGCTCCGACGGCGGGGAACGTGGTATTCGACGGCAAGGACGTCGCGACGCTGGACCGCAGGGAGACGCTCGCGTTCCGCCGCCGGGTGCAGCCGATCTTCCAGAATCCGTACGGCACGCTCGACCCGATGTACTCGATCTTCCGCACCGTCGAGGAGCCCCTGCGCACCCACAAGGTGGGGACGAAGGCGGAACGGGAAGCGCGGGTACGCGACCTGCTGGACAAGGTGGCGTTGCCGGCTTCGGTGATGCGGCGGTTCCCGAACGAGCTGTCCGGTGGCCAGCGGCAGCGGGTGGCGATCGCCCGGGCGCTGGCGCTGCAGCCCGAGATGGTGGTGTGCGACGAGGCGGTGTCGGCGCTCGACGTGCTGGTCCAGGATCAGATCCTCACGCTGCTGAACGACCTGCAGGCGGAGCTGGGTCTGACATATCTGTTCATCACCCACGACCTGGCGGTGGTGCGGCAGATCGCCGACGACGTACTCGTGATGTCCGCAGGCGCGATCGTCGAGAAAGCCACCACCGACGAGGTCTTCACGTCCCCGAAGGAGGAGTACACGCGGAAGCTGCTGGACGCGATTCCCGGCGGATCGATCCGGCTCGGCGCCTGA
- the acs gene encoding acetate--CoA ligase, whose amino-acid sequence MTSAAQASGATGATEKADHSDAAPQVYPPSPEFTATANAGPELQAAADEDRLAFWATQAERLHWHTPFSEVLDWSDAPVAKWFVGGQLNVAYNCVDRHVLAGNGDRVAIHFEGEPGDTRDLTYNDLLTEVSKAANTFTDLGLVAGDRVAIYMPMIPEAIVTMLACARLGLTHSVVFAGFSASALRSRIDDAEAKLVVTVDGQWRRGQAAPLKPAVDEAVDGAASVEHVLVVKRTGIDVEVADGRDLWWHETVDKASGTHEATPFDAEHPLFILYTSGTTGKPKGIIHTSGGYLTQASYTHHNVFDHKAGQDVYWCTADIGWVTGHSYIVYGPLSNGVTQVVYEGTPNSPDEHRHFQIIEKYGVSIYYTAPTLVRTFMKWGRDIPDAHDLSSIRLLGSVGEPINPEAWKWFREVIGGNQAPIVDTWWQTETGAIMISPLPGITATKPGSAMAPLPGISAKIVDDDAKELGAGGSGYLVLDKPWPAMLRGIWGDMDRYRETYWSRYPEQGWYFAGDGAKYDEDGALWVLGRVDDVMNVSGHRISTSEVESALVGHHGVAEAAVVGAADETTGQGIVAFVILREGVENTGDTLIAELKAEVSREISPIAKPRQITIVPELPKTRSGKIMRRLLKDIAEGRDLGDTSTLVDPKVFDAIRGK is encoded by the coding sequence ATGACCAGTGCAGCACAGGCGAGCGGAGCGACGGGGGCGACGGAGAAGGCGGACCATTCCGATGCCGCCCCGCAGGTGTATCCGCCGAGCCCCGAGTTCACCGCCACTGCGAACGCCGGACCCGAACTCCAGGCTGCCGCAGACGAGGACCGACTCGCATTCTGGGCCACCCAGGCCGAGCGCCTGCACTGGCACACACCGTTCTCCGAGGTACTCGACTGGTCCGACGCCCCCGTCGCGAAATGGTTCGTCGGCGGACAACTCAACGTCGCCTACAACTGCGTCGACCGCCACGTCCTCGCCGGCAACGGCGACCGCGTCGCCATCCACTTCGAAGGCGAACCGGGCGACACCCGCGACCTGACCTACAACGACCTGCTCACCGAAGTCAGCAAGGCCGCCAACACCTTCACCGACCTCGGACTCGTCGCCGGCGACCGCGTCGCGATCTACATGCCGATGATCCCCGAGGCCATCGTCACCATGCTCGCCTGCGCGCGCCTGGGCCTGACCCACTCCGTGGTCTTCGCCGGCTTCTCCGCCAGCGCCCTGCGCTCGCGCATCGACGACGCCGAAGCCAAACTCGTCGTCACCGTCGACGGGCAGTGGCGCCGCGGCCAGGCCGCACCCCTCAAGCCCGCCGTCGACGAGGCCGTCGACGGGGCCGCGTCCGTCGAGCACGTCCTCGTCGTCAAGCGCACCGGCATCGACGTGGAGGTCGCCGACGGCCGGGACCTGTGGTGGCACGAGACCGTCGACAAGGCCTCCGGCACCCACGAGGCGACCCCGTTCGACGCCGAGCACCCGCTGTTCATCCTCTACACCTCCGGCACCACCGGAAAGCCCAAGGGCATCATCCACACCTCCGGCGGCTACCTCACCCAGGCGTCGTACACCCACCACAACGTCTTCGACCACAAGGCCGGGCAGGACGTGTACTGGTGCACCGCCGACATCGGCTGGGTCACCGGCCACAGCTACATCGTCTACGGACCGCTGTCCAACGGTGTCACCCAGGTGGTCTACGAGGGCACCCCGAACTCCCCCGACGAGCACCGCCACTTCCAGATCATCGAAAAGTACGGCGTCAGCATCTACTACACCGCCCCCACCCTGGTGCGCACGTTCATGAAGTGGGGCAGGGACATTCCCGACGCCCACGACCTGTCCAGCATCCGGCTCCTCGGCTCGGTCGGCGAACCGATCAACCCCGAGGCGTGGAAGTGGTTCCGCGAGGTGATCGGCGGAAACCAGGCCCCCATCGTCGACACGTGGTGGCAGACCGAGACCGGCGCCATCATGATCTCCCCGCTCCCCGGGATCACCGCCACCAAACCCGGCTCCGCGATGGCACCGCTGCCCGGGATCTCCGCGAAGATCGTCGACGACGACGCGAAAGAACTCGGCGCCGGCGGCTCCGGCTACCTCGTCCTCGACAAGCCGTGGCCGGCGATGCTCCGCGGCATCTGGGGCGACATGGACCGCTACCGCGAAACGTACTGGTCGCGGTACCCCGAGCAGGGCTGGTACTTCGCCGGTGACGGCGCCAAGTACGACGAGGACGGGGCCCTGTGGGTCCTCGGCCGCGTCGACGACGTCATGAACGTCTCCGGCCACCGCATCTCCACCTCCGAGGTCGAATCCGCCCTCGTCGGCCACCACGGTGTCGCCGAAGCCGCCGTCGTCGGCGCCGCCGACGAGACCACCGGCCAGGGCATCGTCGCGTTCGTCATCCTCCGCGAAGGCGTCGAGAACACCGGCGACACCCTCATCGCCGAACTCAAGGCCGAGGTGTCCCGGGAGATCAGCCCGATCGCCAAGCCCCGCCAGATCACCATCGTCCCCGAACTCCCCAAGACGCGGTCGGGCAAGATCATGCGGCGCCTGCTCAAGGACATCGCCGAGGGCCGCGACCTCGGCGACACCTCCACCCTCGTCGACCCCAAGGTCTTCGACGCCATCCGCGGCAAGTAG
- a CDS encoding HAD-IB family hydrolase, with amino-acid sequence MTAKPQRSAKTGRHTETGRVAAFFDLDKTIIAKSSTLAFSRPFFDQGLINRRSVLKSSYAQFLFLLSGADHDQMERMRAYLTSMCAGWNVEQVRSVVAETLHDIVDPLVFAEAADLIADHKLRGHDVIVVSASGEEVVTPIAEALGATRSMATRMAVADGLYTGEVEFYCYGDGKVEAMRQLADEYHYDLSACYAYSDSVTDLPMLSAVGHPTAVNPDRALRKAAAGNGWPILTFSNPVSLRARLQAPSATTVAATAAVSIGALVAGAFTYGVLRRKR; translated from the coding sequence ACCGCGAAGCCACAGAGAAGTGCCAAGACAGGTCGACACACCGAGACGGGTCGGGTTGCCGCATTCTTCGACCTCGACAAGACGATCATCGCGAAATCCAGCACCCTCGCGTTCAGCAGACCGTTCTTCGACCAGGGCCTGATCAATCGACGGTCCGTCCTCAAGAGCAGTTACGCGCAGTTCCTGTTCCTGCTGTCCGGCGCGGACCACGATCAGATGGAACGGATGCGCGCCTACCTCACGAGCATGTGCGCGGGCTGGAACGTGGAACAGGTCCGATCCGTCGTCGCCGAGACCCTCCACGACATCGTGGACCCCCTGGTGTTCGCGGAGGCCGCCGACCTCATCGCGGACCACAAGCTGCGGGGCCACGACGTCATCGTCGTCTCGGCGTCGGGCGAGGAGGTGGTGACGCCGATCGCCGAAGCACTCGGGGCGACACGCAGCATGGCCACCCGCATGGCAGTCGCGGACGGGCTCTACACGGGCGAGGTGGAGTTCTACTGCTACGGCGACGGCAAGGTCGAGGCGATGCGGCAACTGGCCGACGAATACCACTACGACCTGTCGGCATGCTACGCCTACTCCGACTCCGTGACCGACCTGCCCATGCTGTCCGCGGTCGGCCACCCGACGGCCGTCAACCCGGACCGGGCGCTCCGGAAGGCCGCGGCCGGAAACGGTTGGCCCATATTGACTTTCTCGAATCCGGTCTCCCTCAGGGCGCGACTCCAGGCGCCGTCCGCCACCACCGTGGCGGCCACCGCCGCGGTGAGCATCGGGGCCCTCGTCGCGGGCGCATTCACCTATGGAGTGTTGCGCCGCAAGCGCTGA
- a CDS encoding peptide ABC transporter substrate-binding protein produces the protein MRITRVATAVLAVGLAAGMLSACSSGDSSGGGGSGIVNAWAGEPQNPLIPTNTSENQGGRVVDALFAGLVSYDSDGGVNNEVAESIETTDGKNFTVKLKDGWTFTDGTPVTAASFVDAWNYGALSTNAQLQASFFDPIQGYDEVAAENPTAQTMSGLKVVDDSTFTIELKQPESAFPDRLGFAAYYPLPAVAYQDMAAFGENPVGNGPYMMSGPGAWQHNVRIDTVVNPDYNGNRKPKNAGVDFVMYNSLDTAYTDLLAGNVDVLDQVPPSAVTTFETDLPGRTVNQPSATIETFTIPGRLPHFSGEEGTLRRQAISMAINRDQITQQIYNNTRTPALDFTSPAIEGWSDSLVGNSNLKYDPEAAKKLWAQADAIAPWSGSFEIAYNGDGGHKEWVDATANNIRNTLGIDAKGKEYPTFAQIRTEATNRTIPSAFRSGWQGDYPQQYGFLAQNYQTGGSSNDGDYSNPEFDRLLRASAGEVDPDKAQDLLNQAQEVLLHDLPAVPTWYRNAASGWSENVSNVVIDWKGIPMYSDIEKN, from the coding sequence TTGCGCATCACACGTGTGGCAACCGCCGTTCTGGCGGTCGGCCTGGCAGCAGGGATGCTGTCCGCCTGCTCGTCCGGTGACTCGTCGGGCGGAGGTGGCAGCGGCATCGTCAACGCCTGGGCGGGTGAACCGCAGAATCCGTTGATTCCCACCAATACCAGCGAGAACCAGGGTGGCCGCGTCGTCGATGCGCTGTTCGCGGGACTCGTGTCCTACGACTCCGACGGTGGCGTGAACAACGAGGTCGCCGAGTCCATCGAGACGACCGACGGCAAGAACTTCACCGTGAAACTGAAGGACGGCTGGACGTTCACGGACGGCACGCCGGTCACCGCGGCCTCGTTCGTCGACGCCTGGAACTACGGCGCGCTGTCGACGAATGCGCAGCTCCAGGCGTCCTTCTTCGACCCGATCCAGGGCTACGACGAGGTGGCTGCCGAGAACCCCACGGCGCAGACCATGTCGGGACTGAAGGTGGTCGACGACTCGACGTTCACGATCGAACTGAAGCAACCCGAGTCCGCCTTCCCGGACCGTCTCGGGTTCGCCGCGTACTACCCGCTGCCGGCGGTGGCGTACCAGGACATGGCCGCGTTCGGGGAGAATCCCGTCGGCAACGGTCCGTACATGATGTCGGGACCCGGGGCGTGGCAGCACAACGTGCGGATCGACACCGTCGTGAACCCCGACTACAACGGCAACCGCAAGCCGAAGAACGCCGGCGTCGACTTCGTCATGTACAACAGCCTCGACACGGCGTACACGGATCTGCTCGCGGGCAACGTCGACGTCCTCGACCAGGTGCCGCCGAGCGCCGTCACCACGTTCGAGACCGACCTGCCGGGTCGGACCGTGAACCAGCCGTCCGCGACCATCGAGACGTTCACGATCCCGGGCCGGCTGCCGCATTTCAGCGGTGAGGAGGGCACGCTGCGCCGGCAGGCCATCTCGATGGCGATCAACCGCGATCAGATCACCCAGCAGATCTACAACAACACCCGCACCCCCGCGCTCGACTTCACCAGCCCCGCCATCGAGGGCTGGTCGGATTCGCTTGTGGGCAACAGCAACCTGAAGTACGACCCGGAGGCGGCGAAGAAGCTGTGGGCCCAGGCCGACGCCATCGCCCCGTGGTCGGGCAGTTTCGAGATCGCGTACAACGGCGACGGCGGCCACAAGGAGTGGGTCGACGCCACCGCCAACAACATCCGCAACACGCTCGGCATCGACGCGAAGGGCAAGGAGTACCCGACGTTCGCGCAGATCCGCACGGAGGCCACCAACCGGACCATCCCCAGCGCGTTCCGTTCGGGGTGGCAGGGCGACTACCCGCAGCAGTACGGCTTCCTCGCGCAGAACTACCAGACCGGCGGCAGCTCCAACGACGGCGACTACTCGAACCCCGAGTTCGACCGGCTGCTGCGCGCCTCTGCGGGTGAGGTCGATCCCGACAAGGCGCAGGACCTGCTGAACCAGGCGCAGGAGGTCCTCCTGCACGACCTGCCCGCGGTCCCGACGTGGTACCGCAACGCGGCGAGCGGCTGGTCCGAGAACGTGTCGAACGTGGTCATCGACTGGAAGGGCATCCCGATGTATTCGGACATCGAGAAGAACTGA